From a single Streptomyces sp. NBC_00377 genomic region:
- a CDS encoding winged helix-turn-helix transcriptional regulator yields the protein MARRTSLEDSGCAIAQALDVVGDWWTLLIVRDTARGVHRFDELQRELGLSRKVLTERLRLLVEAGVLVRVPYQERPARFEYRLTPRGRALLPVLVALQDWGDAWVLGDGDTTATAGESSAEARRVHALVGTRLPGLLLVDDRGAPRDPVADDAPYTVLYCVPGAFARPDAYPPDWTDIPGAPGCTLESRAYRDRLAGFRAAGAAVHGVSTQRPDEQRAFVREERLGFPLLSDAGLALITALRLPTFRSAGVSRLKRLTLVVDRERVVRQVQYPVTDVVASVEEALSSVRRLGEGTGPDG from the coding sequence ATGGCCCGCAGGACGAGCCTGGAGGATTCGGGCTGTGCCATCGCGCAGGCGCTGGACGTCGTCGGGGACTGGTGGACCCTGCTGATCGTCCGGGACACGGCCCGCGGGGTGCACCGGTTCGACGAGTTGCAGCGTGAACTCGGACTGTCCCGGAAGGTGTTGACCGAGCGGCTACGGCTCCTCGTCGAGGCCGGGGTGCTCGTGCGGGTGCCGTACCAGGAGCGTCCGGCGCGTTTCGAGTACCGGCTCACTCCACGCGGCCGGGCGCTGCTGCCCGTTCTGGTCGCCCTTCAGGACTGGGGCGACGCCTGGGTCCTGGGCGACGGAGACACCACGGCCACGGCCGGGGAGTCCTCTGCGGAGGCCCGGCGCGTGCACGCGCTGGTGGGAACCCGGCTGCCGGGACTCCTGCTGGTCGACGACCGGGGTGCGCCGCGCGATCCGGTCGCCGACGACGCGCCGTACACCGTTCTCTACTGCGTCCCTGGCGCTTTTGCCCGCCCGGACGCCTACCCTCCGGACTGGACGGACATCCCGGGCGCCCCGGGCTGCACGCTGGAGTCCCGCGCCTACCGCGACCGGCTCGCAGGGTTCCGTGCGGCGGGCGCGGCGGTACACGGCGTGTCCACCCAACGCCCGGACGAGCAGCGCGCGTTCGTCCGGGAGGAGCGGCTGGGCTTTCCTCTGCTGTCCGACGCCGGGTTGGCGCTGATCACCGCGCTTCGGCTGCCGACGTTCCGGTCGGCGGGGGTGAGCCGGCTGAAGCGGCTGACGCTGGTCGTGGACCGGGAGCGGGTGGTACGGCAGGTGCAGTATCCGGTGACGGACGTGGTGGCGAGTGTCGAGGAGGCGCTCAGTTCCGTCCGGCGCCTCGGCGAGGGGACCGGCCCGGACGGGTGA
- the dapD gene encoding 2,3,4,5-tetrahydropyridine-2,6-dicarboxylate N-succinyltransferase — protein sequence MTDTTAPRTTGAVAAGLATIAADGTVLDTWFPAPELVAEPGPSGTERLSAGKAVELLGEGATKAVGPDARRGVEVVAVRTVVAALDDKPLDAHDVYLRLHLLSHRLVKPHGQSLDGMFGHLANVAWTSLGPVAVDDVEKVRLNARAEGLHLQVTSIDKFPRMTDYVAPKGVRIADADRVRLGAHLAAGTTVMHEGFVNFNAGTLGTSMVEGRISAGVIVGDGSDIGGGASTMGTLSGGGNVIISIGERCLIGAEAGVGIALGDECVVEAGLYVTAGTRVTMPDGQIVKARELSGASNILFRRNSVTGAVEARPNNAVWGGLNEILHSHN from the coding sequence ATGACCGACACGACTGCTCCTCGCACCACCGGCGCCGTGGCCGCCGGCCTCGCCACGATCGCCGCCGACGGCACCGTTCTCGACACCTGGTTCCCCGCGCCCGAGCTCGTCGCCGAGCCCGGCCCGTCCGGCACCGAGCGGCTGTCCGCCGGGAAAGCCGTGGAGCTGCTCGGCGAGGGTGCGACGAAGGCGGTCGGCCCGGACGCCCGCCGCGGCGTCGAGGTGGTCGCGGTCCGCACCGTCGTCGCCGCGCTCGACGACAAGCCGCTCGACGCGCACGACGTGTACCTGCGCCTGCACCTGCTCTCCCACCGGCTCGTCAAGCCGCACGGGCAGAGCCTCGACGGCATGTTCGGCCACCTCGCCAACGTCGCCTGGACCTCGCTCGGCCCGGTCGCCGTCGACGACGTCGAGAAGGTCCGCCTGAACGCCCGCGCCGAGGGCCTGCACCTCCAGGTCACGTCCATCGACAAGTTCCCGCGCATGACGGACTACGTCGCCCCGAAGGGCGTCCGGATCGCCGACGCCGACCGGGTGCGCCTCGGCGCCCACCTCGCCGCGGGCACCACGGTCATGCACGAGGGCTTCGTCAACTTCAACGCGGGCACGCTCGGCACCTCGATGGTCGAGGGCCGCATCTCCGCGGGCGTCATCGTCGGCGACGGCTCGGACATCGGCGGCGGCGCGTCCACGATGGGCACGCTGTCCGGCGGCGGCAACGTGATCATCTCCATCGGAGAGCGCTGCCTCATCGGCGCCGAGGCGGGCGTCGGCATCGCTCTCGGCGACGAGTGTGTCGTCGAGGCCGGCCTGTACGTCACCGCGGGCACCCGGGTCACGATGCCCGACGGCCAGATCGTCAAGGCCCGCGAGCTCTCCGGAGCCTCGAACATCCTCTTCCGCCGCAACTCGGTCACCGGCGCGGTCGAGGCCCGCCCGAACAACGCGGTCTGGGGCGGCCTGAACGAGATCCTGCACAGCCACAACTGA
- the dapA gene encoding 4-hydroxy-tetrahydrodipicolinate synthase has product MTTTPFGRALCAMITPFTGAGALDLDGARLLADRLVSAGCDGLVLSGTTGESPTTSDTEKAQLVAAVRDAVGDRASVVAGVGTSDTRHTVELALAAEKAGADGVLVVSPYYSRPPQDALEAHFREVADGSGLPVMLYDIPSRTGVRIEPDTVLRLAEHPRIVAVKDCSQDFLGAQKVLSRTGLAYYAGSDEHNLALYAVGGAGYVSTVANVVPAHLRAVLDAFDAGDTTGAARRQQRATELMELMMASDLPGTVTAKALLGEIGLPAGPVRPPLRPADRATTDKLHAAYDRLIADPEF; this is encoded by the coding sequence ATGACGACAACCCCCTTCGGCCGCGCCCTCTGCGCGATGATCACGCCCTTCACCGGTGCCGGTGCGCTCGATCTCGACGGCGCGCGCCTGCTCGCCGACCGGCTGGTGTCCGCCGGCTGCGACGGACTGGTGCTCTCCGGTACGACGGGCGAGTCGCCGACCACGTCGGACACCGAGAAGGCGCAGCTGGTGGCCGCGGTGCGGGACGCGGTGGGCGACCGGGCCTCGGTCGTGGCGGGGGTGGGCACCTCCGACACCCGCCACACCGTCGAACTCGCCCTGGCCGCCGAGAAGGCGGGCGCGGACGGGGTGCTCGTGGTCAGCCCGTACTACAGCAGGCCGCCGCAGGACGCGCTGGAGGCGCACTTCCGGGAGGTGGCGGACGGATCGGGGCTGCCGGTGATGCTGTACGACATCCCGAGCCGCACGGGCGTCCGCATCGAGCCGGACACCGTGCTCCGGCTCGCCGAGCACCCCAGGATCGTCGCGGTCAAGGACTGCTCCCAGGACTTCCTCGGCGCTCAGAAGGTGCTTTCCCGCACCGGGTTGGCGTACTACGCGGGCAGCGACGAGCACAACCTCGCGCTGTACGCGGTGGGAGGGGCGGGATACGTCAGCACGGTCGCGAACGTGGTTCCGGCCCACCTCCGTGCGGTCCTCGACGCGTTCGACGCGGGTGACACCACGGGAGCCGCACGACGCCAGCAACGGGCGACCGAGCTGATGGAGTTGATGATGGCCTCGGACCTGCCCGGAACCGTCACCGCCAAGGCCCTGCTCGGCGAAATCGGCCTGCCGGCGGGCCCGGTACGGCCGCCACTGCGCCCCGCCGACCGGGCAACGACCGACAAGCTGCACGCGGCCTACGACCGCCTGATCGCCGACCCGGAGTTCTGA
- a CDS encoding DUF3618 domain-containing protein has protein sequence MTDRTPADLRRQIEQTRHRLGVTVEELAVRADLRGRTWARAADLMDRAGAVGVQLRSTASMAGYRIQKRANRAGHTVQGRAGRAGHVIQEHAGRAGHTVRNTAARAGHGAQGRAVHARRAGHGLRGAASRAGGAAPSVPAPVRAPVRFAQRYPRPAVVVGAAVAALVAAGAIGRNRARAGVKPR, from the coding sequence ATGACGGACAGGACACCGGCCGACCTGCGTCGGCAGATCGAGCAGACCCGGCACCGACTGGGGGTCACGGTGGAGGAGTTGGCGGTCAGGGCCGACCTCCGGGGTCGTACCTGGGCCCGCGCCGCCGACCTCATGGACCGCGCCGGCGCGGTCGGCGTGCAACTGCGCAGCACGGCGTCCATGGCCGGGTACCGGATCCAGAAGCGGGCGAACCGGGCCGGTCACACGGTGCAGGGGCGCGCGGGCCGGGCGGGCCACGTGATCCAGGAGCATGCGGGCCGCGCCGGTCATACGGTGCGCAACACCGCGGCGCGCGCCGGTCACGGTGCCCAGGGCCGCGCGGTCCATGCCCGCCGTGCCGGCCACGGCCTGCGGGGTGCGGCCTCCCGCGCGGGGGGCGCCGCGCCGTCCGTGCCCGCTCCGGTCCGGGCGCCGGTGCGGTTCGCTCAGCGGTATCCCCGGCCGGCGGTGGTCGTGGGCGCCGCGGTGGCGGCACTCGTGGCGGCCGGTGCGATCGGGAGGAACAGGGCCAGGGCGGGGGTGAAGCCCCGGTAA
- a CDS encoding ArsR/SmtB family transcription factor translates to MLDVTVIEDPEAAAVSLDPIRAGLLAELAAGPASAAMLAGRVGLPRQKVNYHLKALERHGLVELAGERRKGNVTERLMRATAASYVISPLALASVQPDPDRFRDQMSARWLLALGARLVRDVGSLITGAAKARKGLATYALDGEVRFASAADRAAFIQELTAGVSGLIRKYDAPDAEDGRDHRIVVAVHPTVKAEPGTGSQDRGPGRTRAPELDSQ, encoded by the coding sequence ATGCTGGATGTGACCGTGATCGAGGACCCCGAGGCCGCCGCCGTCTCCCTGGACCCCATACGGGCCGGGCTGCTGGCCGAGCTGGCGGCCGGACCCGCCTCTGCGGCGATGCTGGCCGGCCGCGTCGGGCTGCCGAGACAGAAGGTGAACTACCACCTCAAGGCGCTGGAGCGGCACGGCCTGGTCGAGTTGGCCGGTGAGCGTCGCAAGGGCAACGTCACCGAGCGGCTGATGCGGGCGACCGCCGCGTCGTACGTGATCTCGCCGCTCGCGCTCGCCTCCGTGCAACCGGATCCCGACCGGTTCCGGGACCAGATGTCCGCGCGCTGGCTGCTCGCGCTCGGCGCCCGGCTGGTGCGTGACGTCGGCTCGCTGATCACCGGTGCCGCGAAGGCACGCAAGGGCCTGGCGACCTATGCGCTGGACGGGGAGGTGCGCTTCGCCTCGGCGGCGGACCGGGCGGCGTTCATCCAGGAGTTGACGGCGGGGGTCAGCGGCCTGATCCGCAAGTACGACGCCCCCGACGCGGAGGACGGCCGTGACCACCGGATCGTCGTCGCCGTCCATCCCACGGTCAAGGCCGAACCCGGGACCGGCAGCCAGGACCGCGGTCCCGGCCGGACCCGAGCCCCCGAACTCGACAGTCAGTAG
- a CDS encoding SRPBCC domain-containing protein, which produces MSKEFEIAREFEVDATPQQVWDAFTAGTGGWLWPMEEPEPHAGGKGPFGSTVTVWDPPHRYTNRVENVDGISEQTLNQLDYTVEPRDDGRRAWVRYVHSGIFVDDWDNQYDAAGRHTDFYLHTLREYLTHFDGRPVAFVTFDGPDASKESGALTAVARALGLADDASEGTSVRGAGPEGRSLDAVVDFRNPYFVGLRTDNALVRFFGRNHWGYPVGVSVHDFARDADAEANETAWRGWLDAVFSRPL; this is translated from the coding sequence ATGTCCAAGGAATTCGAGATCGCCCGCGAGTTCGAGGTCGACGCCACACCGCAGCAGGTGTGGGACGCCTTCACGGCCGGGACCGGCGGCTGGCTGTGGCCCATGGAGGAGCCGGAGCCGCATGCGGGCGGCAAGGGCCCCTTCGGGTCCACGGTCACCGTGTGGGACCCGCCGCACCGCTACACCAACCGGGTCGAGAACGTCGACGGCATCTCCGAGCAGACCCTCAACCAGCTCGACTACACCGTCGAGCCGCGCGACGACGGCCGTCGCGCCTGGGTGCGCTATGTGCACAGCGGCATCTTCGTCGACGACTGGGACAACCAGTACGACGCGGCGGGCCGGCACACCGACTTCTACCTGCACACCCTGCGCGAGTACCTCACGCACTTCGACGGCCGTCCCGTCGCCTTCGTCACCTTCGACGGGCCCGACGCGTCCAAGGAGTCCGGCGCCCTCACCGCCGTGGCGCGGGCGCTCGGCCTGGCGGACGACGCGTCCGAAGGCACGAGCGTCCGGGGCGCGGGCCCCGAGGGGCGCTCCCTCGACGCCGTGGTCGACTTCCGCAACCCGTACTTCGTAGGGCTGCGCACCGACAACGCCCTCGTCCGCTTCTTCGGCCGCAACCACTGGGGTTACCCGGTCGGCGTCAGCGTCCACGACTTCGCTCGGGACGCCGACGCCGAGGCGAACGAGACCGCCTGGCGGGGCTGGCTGGACGCGGTGTTCAGCCGGCCCCTGTGA
- a CDS encoding endonuclease/exonuclease/phosphatase family protein: MPSKKSARLAALTVAAVCSAASTVALTTPAQAATVAVHDIQGTTRISPYAGQAVTGVAGIVTGVRTYGSSRGFWIQDPNPDADPATSEGVFVFTSSTPKVAVGDSVTVNGTVSEFVPGGVSTGNQSVTEITKPTVTVLSSGNAVPAAAVVNKKSVPAAYAPAGDPAANNSVNALPLRPATYALDYYESLEGMNVQVEDAGVVTATDPYSELWVTVKPHENDTRRGGTLYDSYASQNTGRLQIQSLGATADFPVANVGDTLDGVTSGPLDYNQFGGYTLVASRLGTLVSGGLERETTQKQKADELAVATYNVENLDPTDATFAEHAAAIVNNLQSPDVVSLEEIQDNNGAKNDGTTAADVTVGKLIDAIVAAGGPRYDWRSIDPTNNTDGGEPGGNIRQVFLFNPERVSFTDRAGGDATTAVGVTEVNGRPQLTASPGRIDPANAAWASSRKPLVGEFVFQGRTVFVIANHFNSKGGDQGLTAQYQPVVRSSETQRHQQATLVNAFVKDILDVQKKADVIALGDINDFEFSGTAQILEGDGTLWSAIKSLSRNERYTYDYQGNQQVLDQILVSRSIKHDGDFAYDSVHINSEFHDQISDHDPQVLRFKP, encoded by the coding sequence TTGCCGAGCAAGAAGTCCGCGCGTCTCGCCGCGCTCACCGTCGCCGCCGTGTGTTCCGCGGCCTCCACCGTCGCACTCACCACTCCCGCCCAGGCGGCAACGGTGGCCGTCCACGACATCCAGGGCACGACCCGGATATCGCCGTACGCCGGCCAGGCGGTCACGGGTGTGGCCGGAATCGTCACCGGCGTGCGCACCTACGGCTCGTCCAGAGGCTTCTGGATCCAGGATCCGAACCCGGACGCCGACCCGGCCACCAGTGAGGGCGTCTTCGTCTTCACCAGCTCCACCCCGAAGGTCGCCGTCGGTGACTCCGTCACCGTCAACGGCACGGTCTCGGAGTTCGTGCCGGGCGGTGTCTCGACCGGCAACCAGTCGGTCACCGAGATCACCAAGCCGACGGTGACGGTCCTCTCCAGCGGCAACGCGGTCCCCGCCGCCGCCGTCGTGAACAAGAAGTCGGTCCCGGCGGCCTACGCCCCGGCCGGCGACCCCGCCGCGAACAACTCGGTCAACGCGCTCCCCCTGCGCCCGGCCACGTACGCCCTGGACTACTACGAGTCCCTCGAGGGCATGAACGTCCAGGTCGAGGACGCCGGCGTGGTCACCGCCACCGACCCGTACAGCGAGCTGTGGGTCACGGTGAAGCCGCACGAGAACGACACCCGCCGTGGTGGCACGCTGTACGACTCCTACGCGTCGCAGAACACCGGCCGGCTCCAGATCCAGTCGCTCGGCGCGACGGCCGACTTCCCCGTCGCGAACGTCGGCGACACCCTCGACGGTGTCACCTCGGGTCCGCTGGACTACAACCAGTTCGGCGGCTACACGCTCGTCGCGAGCCGGCTCGGCACGCTCGTGAGCGGCGGCCTGGAGCGGGAGACGACGCAGAAGCAGAAGGCGGACGAGCTCGCGGTCGCGACGTACAACGTCGAGAACCTCGACCCGACCGACGCCACCTTCGCGGAGCACGCCGCCGCGATCGTGAACAACCTCCAGTCGCCCGACGTCGTGTCCCTGGAGGAGATCCAGGACAACAACGGCGCGAAGAACGACGGGACGACCGCCGCCGACGTGACCGTCGGCAAGCTGATCGACGCGATCGTGGCGGCTGGCGGCCCGAGGTACGACTGGCGCTCGATCGACCCGACGAACAACACCGACGGCGGCGAGCCGGGCGGAAACATCCGTCAGGTGTTCCTCTTCAACCCCGAGCGGGTTTCCTTCACCGACCGCGCGGGCGGTGACGCCACCACCGCCGTCGGCGTCACCGAGGTGAACGGCCGGCCGCAGCTCACCGCCTCCCCCGGCCGCATCGACCCGGCGAACGCGGCCTGGGCGAGCAGCCGCAAGCCGCTGGTGGGCGAGTTCGTCTTCCAAGGCCGCACGGTCTTCGTGATCGCCAACCACTTCAACTCCAAGGGCGGCGACCAGGGCCTGACCGCGCAGTACCAGCCGGTGGTGCGCAGCTCGGAGACCCAGCGCCACCAGCAGGCGACGCTGGTCAACGCCTTCGTCAAGGACATCCTCGACGTGCAGAAGAAGGCGGACGTCATCGCCCTCGGCGACATCAACGACTTCGAGTTCTCCGGCACCGCCCAGATCCTCGAGGGCGACGGCACGCTCTGGTCGGCGATCAAGTCGCTGTCCCGGAACGAGCGTTACACCTACGACTACCAGGGCAACCAGCAGGTCCTGGACCAGATCCTGGTGAGCCGGTCGATCAAGCACGACGGCGACTTCGCGTACGACAGCGTGCACATCAACTCGGAGTTCCACGACCAGATCAGCGACCACGACCCGCAGGTGCTGCGGTTCAAGCCGTAA
- a CDS encoding alkaline phosphatase PhoX: MSLTRRDFARQSAITGAGVALAGSVGALATAPNALASTETDSDVDTADAKQASAARHHGLGYGPLVPDPAGILALPAGFKYRVITYSGRTKLESGEITPSNHDGTATFCGPRGATLLVNNHELKGPRANWQYPVPLTAGLVYDPAAAGGCTVVEVRPGGHVAEWVGIAGTSTNCAGGTTPWGTWLTGEETEDKAGQNGMTKDHGYIFEVDPEDRRANRDPRPVKAFGRYAHEAVVIDPKRGHAYLTEDASGPNGLLFRWTPPAGFRHGRGKLRTLADDAGVLQAFKCFDSGGKFVDDLSRATKIGTVYGVDWVDVPDRDARTVSVRKQFTDGQVTRARKLEGMWWGDGGTYIVSSYARDESPVQHDGAVWFYDPKRRTLTLKVLLGVNPDPSVDGAFDGPDNITVSPYGGLVIAEDGEGVQHLFGATDSGRTYPIARNELNIGTAEKPEYSEFTGVTFSPDGHTLYANIQTPGIMLAITGPWKRQKR, from the coding sequence ATGTCGCTCACCCGCAGGGACTTCGCCAGACAATCCGCGATCACCGGTGCCGGGGTCGCGCTGGCGGGCAGCGTAGGCGCCCTCGCCACCGCGCCGAACGCCCTCGCGTCCACGGAGACCGACTCCGATGTGGACACCGCGGACGCGAAACAGGCGTCCGCGGCCCGGCACCACGGGCTCGGCTACGGTCCCCTGGTGCCCGATCCCGCGGGCATCCTCGCGCTGCCCGCCGGGTTCAAGTACCGCGTCATCACCTACAGCGGCAGGACCAAGCTGGAGTCCGGCGAGATCACCCCGTCCAACCACGACGGCACCGCCACCTTCTGCGGCCCGCGCGGCGCGACCCTGCTCGTCAACAACCACGAGCTGAAGGGCCCGCGTGCGAACTGGCAGTACCCGGTCCCGCTGACCGCGGGGCTCGTCTACGACCCGGCGGCCGCCGGTGGCTGCACGGTCGTCGAGGTACGCCCCGGCGGGCATGTCGCCGAGTGGGTCGGTATCGCCGGCACGTCCACCAACTGCGCGGGCGGCACCACCCCTTGGGGCACCTGGCTCACCGGCGAGGAGACCGAGGACAAGGCCGGCCAGAACGGCATGACCAAGGACCACGGCTACATCTTCGAGGTCGACCCCGAGGACCGCCGCGCCAACCGCGACCCCAGGCCGGTCAAGGCATTCGGCCGGTACGCCCACGAGGCGGTCGTCATCGACCCCAAGCGCGGCCACGCCTACCTCACCGAGGACGCCTCGGGCCCCAACGGCCTCCTCTTCCGCTGGACCCCGCCGGCCGGCTTCCGCCACGGCCGCGGCAAGCTGCGCACCCTCGCCGACGACGCAGGCGTCCTCCAGGCGTTCAAGTGCTTCGACTCGGGCGGCAAGTTCGTCGACGACCTCTCCCGCGCCACGAAGATCGGCACGGTGTACGGCGTGGACTGGGTCGACGTCCCCGACCGCGACGCCAGGACGGTGTCCGTCCGCAAGCAGTTCACCGACGGCCAGGTCACCCGCGCCCGCAAGCTGGAGGGCATGTGGTGGGGCGACGGCGGCACGTACATCGTCTCCTCGTACGCCCGTGACGAAAGCCCCGTCCAGCACGACGGCGCCGTCTGGTTCTACGACCCCAAGCGCCGCACCCTGACGCTGAAGGTCCTGCTCGGGGTGAACCCCGACCCGTCCGTCGACGGCGCCTTCGACGGACCGGACAACATCACCGTCTCCCCGTACGGCGGCCTCGTGATCGCCGAGGACGGCGAGGGCGTCCAGCACCTGTTCGGCGCCACCGACAGCGGCCGCACCTACCCCATCGCCCGCAACGAACTGAACATCGGCACCGCGGAAAAGCCGGAGTACAGCGAGTTCACCGGCGTCACCTTCTCGCCCGACGGGCACACCCTGTACGCCAACATCCAGACGCCGGGCATCATGCTGGCCATCACCGGTCCCTGGAAGCGGCAGAAGCGGTGA
- a CDS encoding TROVE domain-containing protein → MARFNVRARKPQSVSPVTTTGRVLRTHQGGRGHERDARSELFLLAIANFVSQQTFYESGAARDDRFAALVRELAVSDPAWTAGLLGWLRGEGNLRTAAIVGAAEYVQARLAAGATDGPSNRQVVDSVLRRPDEPGELLAYWTATYGRNIPKPVKRGVADAVRRLYNGKSLLKYDTASKGYRFGDILNLVHAAPDPAKPWQGELFRYALDRRHNPDTAVVPKSLPVLVAHRDLMALRPAKRRKVVTGAQGARRLAEAGMTWEALAGWLQGPMDRAAWEAVIPTMGAMALTRNLRNFDEAGVCDEVAAQVAAKISDPAEVARSRQFPFRYLAAYQHAPSLRWAYPLEQALGHSLANVPALPGRTLVLVDRSGSMFYARLSDRSELNRADAAAIFGTALALRAADADLVEFGTGSNAIKFRKGESMLRILERFGDLGGTDTTEAVRRHYRKHDRVLIVTDEQFTASRHGDPTDQVPANVPVYTWNLAGYRAGHGPSGKANRHTFGGLSDAAFRMVPLLEAADDTRWPWAAAA, encoded by the coding sequence ATGGCGCGCTTCAATGTCCGTGCCCGTAAGCCGCAGTCCGTCTCGCCCGTGACCACCACGGGCCGCGTGCTCCGCACCCACCAGGGCGGCCGGGGCCATGAGCGGGACGCCCGCTCCGAACTCTTCCTGCTGGCGATCGCCAACTTCGTGTCCCAGCAGACCTTCTACGAGTCCGGCGCCGCCCGTGACGACCGCTTCGCCGCGCTCGTGCGCGAGCTCGCCGTCAGCGACCCTGCCTGGACCGCCGGTCTGCTCGGCTGGCTGCGCGGCGAGGGCAACCTCCGCACCGCCGCGATCGTGGGCGCCGCCGAGTACGTACAGGCGCGTCTGGCGGCGGGCGCCACCGACGGTCCCTCGAACCGGCAGGTCGTGGACTCCGTGCTGCGGCGTCCCGACGAGCCCGGCGAGCTGCTCGCGTACTGGACGGCGACGTACGGCCGCAACATCCCGAAGCCCGTCAAGCGCGGCGTCGCCGACGCCGTACGCCGGCTCTACAACGGCAAGTCGCTGCTGAAGTACGACACTGCGTCCAAGGGCTACCGCTTCGGCGACATCCTCAACCTGGTGCACGCCGCGCCGGACCCGGCCAAGCCGTGGCAGGGCGAGCTGTTCCGGTACGCCCTCGACCGCCGGCACAACCCGGACACGGCTGTGGTGCCGAAGTCGCTGCCCGTGCTCGTCGCCCACCGTGACCTGATGGCGCTGCGCCCCGCCAAGCGGCGCAAGGTCGTGACCGGAGCGCAGGGTGCGCGACGTCTGGCCGAGGCGGGCATGACCTGGGAGGCACTGGCGGGCTGGCTCCAGGGGCCGATGGACAGGGCGGCGTGGGAGGCGGTCATTCCCACGATGGGGGCGATGGCCCTCACGCGAAACCTGCGCAACTTCGACGAGGCCGGTGTCTGCGACGAGGTCGCCGCGCAGGTGGCGGCGAAGATCAGCGACCCGGCGGAGGTCGCGCGCTCGCGGCAGTTCCCCTTCCGCTACCTCGCCGCGTACCAGCACGCGCCCTCGCTGCGCTGGGCGTACCCGCTCGAGCAGGCGCTCGGCCATTCGCTGGCCAACGTGCCCGCGCTGCCCGGCCGGACGCTGGTGCTCGTCGACCGTTCGGGTTCGATGTTCTACGCGCGTCTGTCGGACCGCTCCGAGCTCAACCGGGCCGACGCCGCGGCGATCTTCGGCACGGCGCTCGCGCTGCGGGCGGCGGACGCGGACCTCGTCGAGTTCGGCACCGGCAGCAACGCGATCAAGTTCCGTAAGGGGGAGTCGATGTTGAGGATTCTGGAGCGTTTCGGTGACCTCGGTGGTACGGACACCACCGAGGCAGTGCGCCGGCACTACCGCAAGCACGACCGGGTGCTGATCGTCACCGACGAGCAGTTCACCGCGAGCCGCCACGGTGACCCGACCGACCAGGTCCCGGCGAACGTGCCGGTCTACACCTGGAACCTGGCCGGCTACCGGGCGGGTCACGGCCCGTCGGGGAAGGCGAACCGGCACACCTTCGGCGGGCTCTCGGACGCGGCTTTCCGGATGGTGCCCCTGCTGGAGGCCGCCGACGACACGCGGTGGCCGTGGGCCGCCGCGGCCTGA
- a CDS encoding muconolactone Delta-isomerase family protein: MREFLVEITTTVPEGTGQGEVDERRAAEAVRARELAASGHLSRLWRPVGELRSIGVWCAADEAELHEKVLGTLPLRPWMTLTVTALQPHPNDPGRARPGNPL; the protein is encoded by the coding sequence ATGCGGGAGTTCCTGGTCGAGATCACCACCACCGTCCCCGAGGGCACCGGTCAGGGCGAGGTCGACGAACGGCGCGCCGCCGAGGCCGTCCGAGCCCGTGAGCTGGCGGCCTCCGGCCATCTGAGCCGACTGTGGCGACCGGTCGGTGAACTGCGCAGCATCGGTGTCTGGTGCGCCGCGGACGAGGCGGAACTCCATGAGAAGGTGCTCGGCACGCTGCCGCTGCGCCCCTGGATGACCCTCACCGTGACCGCGCTCCAGCCCCACCCCAACGACCCCGGCCGGGCCCGCCCCGGCAACCCGCTGTGA
- a CDS encoding GntR family transcriptional regulator: MEAVPRTLLRDRAYEAIRDAIVAGDIAPGAVVRDADLAERLGLSRAPVREAFARLVDEGLLESKPQSYTRVTPVVASDVRDAAAVVGAMHELATRVAVPRLFAADVEGMRSANERFAAAVRAGDVDAALRADDALHDVLVRAAGNRAAAATIARYTPLIRRLERRRFGEGGTCRSAGLHGRLIEACADGDVDGAVHVTAEIWRTLADLADSDG; the protein is encoded by the coding sequence ATGGAGGCTGTGCCGCGCACTCTGCTCAGGGACCGCGCCTACGAGGCGATCCGGGACGCCATCGTCGCGGGGGACATCGCCCCCGGCGCGGTGGTGCGGGACGCCGATCTCGCGGAACGGCTGGGTTTGTCCCGCGCGCCGGTGCGGGAGGCGTTCGCCCGGCTCGTCGACGAAGGGCTGCTGGAGAGCAAGCCGCAGAGCTACACGCGGGTGACCCCGGTCGTGGCCTCCGACGTACGCGACGCGGCGGCGGTGGTGGGCGCGATGCACGAGCTGGCCACCCGGGTGGCGGTGCCCCGGCTGTTCGCGGCGGACGTCGAGGGGATGCGCTCGGCCAACGAGCGGTTCGCCGCCGCCGTACGGGCCGGGGACGTCGACGCCGCCCTGCGCGCCGACGACGCGCTGCACGACGTCCTCGTCCGGGCCGCCGGCAACCGCGCGGCCGCCGCCACCATCGCCCGCTACACCCCCCTCATCCGGCGGCTGGAGCGACGGCGCTTCGGGGAGGGCGGCACCTGCCGTTCGGCCGGACTGCACGGCCGGCTGATCGAGGCCTGCGCCGACGGTGACGTGGACGGGGCGGTCCACGTCACGGCGGAGATCTGGCGCACCCTCGCGGACCTCGCCGACTCCGACGGCTGA